The following is a genomic window from Bacteroidales bacterium.
TCTGGTAAAGGGAGCGGAAGATCTTAAATTTGCAGATTTTGAATCTGCTCACACTTATATTAAAAAACTGATTGAAAAAGGTGTAGGTGTTTATGCCTGCCCTACCTGTCTTAAGATTGCCGGTTACAAACCCGAAGATCTGATGGAGGGCGTTCAGGTTGCACAAAAAGATAAATTCTTCAGTTTTACCAAAGGAAGGATAATTACTCTGGACTATTAAATTCATCTGGAATTTAAGTCAATGTAATTGCTTTTGCCAGCACACTA
Proteins encoded in this region:
- a CDS encoding DsrE family protein, with protein sequence MSCSQNQSDKAVTVTSQSPASETVTNVRDGVFIHITECYGDPHRALMPLKMAVMMADDKDVLVYMDIHAVHLLVKGAEDLKFADFESAHTYIKKLIEKGVGVYACPTCLKIAGYKPEDLMEGVQVAQKDKFFSFTKGRIITLDY